Genomic DNA from Leishmania mexicana MHOM/GT/2001/U1103 complete genome, chromosome 15:
TGAGCCACTGGGCACAACACGCCACCCAacaagcaggaggagggcgcggacAACGTACACGCAGACGTAGGACTCAGTGAAccaggggagggagggggcaggcgTGCAAACGGGACTTCAACAGCAGGGTTCTGTCCTCCGCTCCTTTGCGTTGCTCATTCAACCGGTGCACGAGGGCGGccagcgaaaaaaaaaggcacgGAAACTGCGAATGACGACGACTCACGAAAAGGAATAACGTTTTAAAGCGGGTGCAGgggtgcgcgcacacgcccatCACGCACCCACTactcacacacgcatggATGGAcggatggatggatggatggatgaGTACAACAACAAAACGGCCAGGAGGAAAGGAGGGGCGAAGGGAGCGAGCGGGTGCACCGCGGTCTATGGAGAACGCagccacacagacacacccacgaAGAGATAGACGACAAGCTGCTGAGAGATGACGCCCCTCCACAGAAACCAACTACgagtatatatatatatattggTATTACGTATGGGTAGGGTGTTTGAACACTTCCGTGCCTTTGCCGGGGTGAGGAGAGTGAGGGAAGAgggctggaggaggagggaaaggggaggggggaaggtgTGAAGAGAGCAGGCCGTGCCACCAGCAGCATGCACCATGGTCCGAGACTTCAAAGTACGGAAAGGCGTGCGCGACTGTGCCGCTAAACACCCAGCCGCACGACGCAGAGGAGGTCTGAACAGAAGAGCCGCGCCCCAACTTGGTTTCGCCTctgcccgcctccccccGGTAAGGCGCTACTTTGGCGCTGGGGACGCTTAGGAAGCTCTGCGAAGTCAGACGGCAGACTTCCTCCGAGCTGCTGGCCGTCTTCCACGCGAGGAGTCGGCGATGGTTCGGCGGAGGTGCGACGTAGCCCGAGCAGGTCGGACTGCGACATGGGGCGTGCTGGATGCAGCGGGAAGAGAGCCCCCTCGGCCCGTACTACCGCGTCGAGGAGCGTCCGTTCGCGATggggccccctcccccttcccctcagTTGGCGAGGCACATGGATCCaacggcgcgtgtgtgtgtgtgtgtttgtgtgtgtgatgggcTTTCAACATTACCTCCGCGCCCGCGATGAAAGATCTTTTAGAGGTAAGGTGCGTGCCCTCGGAGGAGGGTGTGTGGAAGGGGACTTGGCGTCAAGAGTCGCACGAGGACGTTGGCGGCACATTTTTCTcccgttgctgccgccttGAGTGCTCACGCCTgggcctcctcccctgcctctGTGTTGCTGTtcaggtggtggtgggagggccTCTGTGCCTCgtgatgacggcgacgcgtTTAGTCCGTTGGTGCTGACTAGTGCGTGCCCACGCTGCGGCCTCCGGCTCAGCGTAGAAGGCTTCGGCTATTCCGTCCACTACGGGCCTCGTCTTTTGGTTCGAGGGGCCCGGAGAACGAAACGCCATCCGTGCCGCGCTTGAGTCACAGAGAGGTCGAAGGCCGCCTTCAAGGCGTGCACGCTGTCCTCGTTGTCCGGGTGGCCGATGTCCCGGGCGCACGCGGTGTAGCATGCGACCGATGGGTTGTTGGAGGCAGCCTGCATGGTGCATCCTCTCCCAGCTGGAAAACGCTTGACCTTCATCACCTGGTAAGCCATCATCTTCCGGTTCGCAAAGGTCTCGCCACTCTTGAGGAGAAGGTGCCGTGTGCAGCAGCCTCGCGTTGCCcgttgttgccgccgcccacccacaACGTCACCAGACAGCGGCAACGTCAGGGCCACGGGTCCCACAGCCCCGCTCAGCGCAGCATCAAAGGACTCCGGCAAAGGGCGGTTCTGTGATGGGCATGCGGCTTGCTGGCCCTGTTGACGCGTGGCGATGCGGTCAATTCTCGACacgagccgctgcgccacgtgGTGAAGAGCATTGCCGTCGGCCTGGGACAGCCTGTTCCTGCTGAGGCTCTCGAAGGCTTCCGTGAATGGCTGGAAGGGACGTCCTCCGGTGTGAGGCGAGCCGTGATGGCACTGGCTCTGCTTGCGGTGAATCCCGTCGCTGAGGGTACGCATGTGGCgctcgggggggggggagggggcgatccctcctcccccttcagATGAAGGACTTCGATATGCGAAGGccgtccccccctcccgatGGGCCCAGGAAGGACGGGGTACGGCCTGCCACCTGTGCAGTCGTCGGATGATCTATGCAAACATGTGAGAAGTTatgccggcggtgctgcaccagTCCGTGCGCGGGGACTATTGTTTGGGCCCGATCAGGCGAACTCGACTCGGGTCGGGGCCTCGCCTAGACGAGGAACGCCATCGCCGAAGAACGGGTCCAACACCCGTTCATTGTGgacggtgcgtgtgtgggagggcgggaggaggtgtggggtggggctgAAGAGatgggaagagggagggcaaGAAGAGAAGAGCCAAGGCCGGGCTTGAGATGGtgaagaggtggtggtggtgctggtggggaCGCTGCCCGGCTGCAACGGATCTTGAGGTGTACATGGGGCAGTCGTGGTGATTCAGACcaggacacacgcacacacacacacacagagaccgACACAGACCCTCGAAGAGTTGTGGTGGGGGCGTTGTCCGTGATGATTGGGGGATGGCGCGTTGTGCAGATGAACGACAGGGAAATAGAGAAGGCCGCTGACgaagagaaaaggagagagacgcgcggCAGTGATTTTACGCGGCTAGCCACGATGGCATAAAAGTCTTTGAAGCAACAAAGAAATGCGCGCCCGTGTGTGTCGGTACAACGCACGCGTCGTTTTGGGATGttcgcgcacacgcgtgcgttGCGACTGATCGTCCGTGGGCccgtcgcacacacacacacaccctgcTGATGCTCTGGATGCGAGATGACACACCACGATAGGCCGTGATAGAGcaagaaggggggggggacacgGGGAGAGATCTGGGTGTAGGAAagcaggagagggtggaTGCAAGGGCTTTTTCATCATCATCCCCCGGCtaccccaccctccctcgTGCTAAggcacacatccacacacagaACTTCCCACATTCAACGGATTTGCGGTGGcgcgccgcgtgcgcaggGACGCTCATGCGTCCATGGGCCATTGCTAAAATCGACCACGAACCTTCGTCCTTGTGTATggccctcctcttccccgaTGAGCTCCCAATCCGTTTCGCAACGGCCCCGCTGCGCGCGGAAATAAGAAAACAAAACCCaaaagacacacgcacacacgcacacgcacacgggggACAGGAAGAggccgagggagggaggggcaggtgGCGTCTCTGCGCTGTAgctgacgcacgcacacgcacagacacagacgcacacacgatCCCGTCGCAACGAAGAggcacacgagagagagaacagcaaCAGGATGAATGAAACAAGCAAACAACGATGCTTGAGCGGAGATTTGtgacgcgcgcgtgcgcttgcCTGGCTGCCTGAAAGGACACAGGTGCTCAGtcggtggagaggaggacaCCTTCTTCCATTCCACAGAGATGATGCCTCTcaccttttctctctcgcggTCCCACTGAGACGCGCACGGACACGCTCACAGAACGCCACCACATAGGCGTCCCACTCGCGACGCAACAGGCGGAAGCAAACCATGACAGATCGAGAGGCAGGGTAAAGGATCCAGGCAGTGGCGTACACAACGCTGtagcagacacacacagacacgcacacgaacgcCCACGCACAGATGACGACACatccgcacacgcacacacacacggggggggggagagggacacCCAAGGGGTGGCAggcgcgcatgcgccacGTACAGGAGCATGGAAAGACGGGAAATGAAACACAAATTGAAGAGAAAGACGCCGGAAGAaaggcgcgcgtgcacgcaagCGAGGAATCGACCCACGTCGGTGCGCCCCATGACTATCCCAAGAGGACCACCGTAGACAACGGCCtcacaggaggaggaggagggggacgcaatgtagagagagagaggtaggggaggggaggggaggagaggggggggggcggtgacGAGaaggagtgcgtgtgtgtctgtgtgtgatCAGTGTTCTTCCTTACGCTTAGAACGCGGGcaggatgctgctgctggggatggtggtggcgctgggaGCGATCATCGCCGTCACAAAGTGTGCATCACCGTACCTGCGcgccccctcttcctctacTTGTTCTCAACGCATAAGCtccaacacgcacaccgatACACGTTCTGCCTAGTTGAAGAGATCGGCAAAGGGGTCCTTGGGTGCCGCCCGGGCCGTGCGTGGCTGCCTTGTTTCCGGCTGCTGACTCGGTTGCTGGCCCGGCCCAGCGGCCAGAAAGTTCGTGAAttgctgaggaggaggaggaggaggagcgtaGTTGTTTGCGTTGTTAACGCCGGGCCCCCAGGGGGCCTGCTGCGGGTTCTGAGGCTGCTGCATCGGATacccgccaccgcccatcACAGGCGCCCCACTACCCCAGCAGCCCATCGCtatctgctgctgtggcgcttGGCCATAGGTGTTCATCATTGGGTACGACGGGTttggctgcggcgccgaagTACTGAAGAGATCACTGGTGCTGAATGGGTCCTTCTCCGGCGGTCGATGAATTGGGAGCTGAACGGAGGGGGTCATGACAGTTGGGGCCTGAGAGACTGGGGGCACTGTCGGCGACGCACTGGCAAAGAGATCGTCAAAGACGTCCTTCTCGACCCCGTTACTCGCCCCAGTgggtgccggcgctgcgctgctctccGGAGGGTCCATTGGCGGGGAGTCTCGGAGaccagccgccgccttggcGCGCCTCCACGCttcctcctgctccacgaTGATCTTATGACGGTACTCAGCCACCGCGGGGTCATCGTCCTCTGGGTCGCCGCCGAGGACTATCATTGCTtcctgcaccgcatcgccgtcagcgacggcgccatctcTGGCGTTTCCGCGGTCATTGAGGGGTTGGTGGGTGCTGATGTGACCGTGGAGGGATCCTTGGGTGTTGACGCCGCGGGTGTCCAGCTGCTCGTGCCCGGGCTCATGGTACGAGACTGGCGGTGCCTTCGGCGGTGGGGCGCGCCCCAGAACCTTCACGTCCTGCTCCTCCCACCCTTCCGGCCACTCGGTCTTGGTGAAGCAGAAGGTGCCGAGGTGACGGCTGCAGTCCTCGTCGAAGCGCATGTAGTTGGTTAGCGCGAAGATGTCCCAGCGGGAGTACGGGTCGGGGTCCAGCAGGTGCTCAACCATGACCCGCAGTGACGTCGTGTAGGAGGTCATCGTTTGCGAGGGGAAAGTGACGACCCACTTCTCCTTGCCGATGGTGGTGCTTGGGTCAAAAGGGAGGCACAGGTACATCATGTAGTAGAGGAGCACCCCCATTGCCCACATGTCTGTCTTTTCGCAGATGCGCTTCTTGCTCCACGGGTCCGCCATCTCCGGCGCGCGGAAGGCCGGGTTTGTGTGCATCTGAATATCTGCAATCGCCATGTTCGCCTCCTCTCGGGTTTCGCACTGATACGCCTCCGTGGTGGCGTTGCCGAAGTTCGTCAGCTTGTACGCGGCGGGGCCGGCGTACTTGTTGTTGATGAGGATGTTCTCGGGGCGGATGTCGCGGTGCGTAATGggcggctgctgcgtgtgtaGGTACCCAAGAGCGCTCGTCACAGCAAACATGACATGGCAAATCTCGGCCTCGGTCAGCCGGGTTCCGaggccggcgccggcgctgctacGGATGCGGCGGTAAAGGTTGTTGGAGCAGTACTCCATCGCGATGCTGACGCCGAGGCGCCCCTCACTGCGCGAGATCTCGCTGTGGAACACGCGCGAAATGTTCTTGTCCTCTACGTGAGAGACGATTTCGACTTCCTTGTGCGCTTCCGTGACCTGGTCCACCGCGAAGAATGACCGCTTCAGAGCCAGATGCCGCGGGAACTCAGGCAGGTGGTTCGTGTTCTCCACCAGGTACACGTAGGagctgccgccctcgccgtaTTTCATGCAGCGCTGACGGCCTACCATGTAGGGGGGCGGCACGTCACCAATCTTCTGCAGGACGCGGAACGGGCGTCCCACAAGGATAATCcactcgctgccgtcgccgtggtACTGCTGCACCTTGTTCTTGGCAGAGAATCCTTTGTCCCTACGgtggccgccaccgctgcgaaGAGAGCCACCGAGGAAGTTCATCGTGGCGCCTGCCTCTCTTCTTGAGCGTTCCCCTCCTTTGCCGGAGTTCGCAGAAGGGACGTGTGCagtgaagggaggggagggagggagggagggagggagggagggggacagagTGTGGGCGGGGTTCAATTGCTgatgggtgcgtgtgcgcgactATATATagatgtatatatgtgtgtgtctgtgccttatgtgtgtgtagaAGCGGGAGCTTGAACGGCGCTCCCTTGGACGTTgaccgtggtggtggtgctggtgtaCTGCTGCGTTAGCTgttgtggtgtgtgtgtgtgtgtgtgtgtgtgtgtgtgggtggtggtggtggtataGTAGGTTCCGTTGAGAGGCAAGGGTGCggagaaaacaacaacgacaacGGAAGAGCTGAGGGGaaggaaaggaggagggNNNNNNNNNNNNNNNNNNNNNNNNNNNNNNNNNNNNNNNNNNNNNNNNNNNNNNNNNNNNNNNNNNNNNNNNNNNNNNNNNNNNNNNNNNNNNNNNNNNNgtgtccctctccccccccccgtgtgtgtgtgcgtgtgcggatGTGTCGTCATCTGTGCGTGGgcgttcgtgtgcgtgtctgtgtgtgtctgctaCAGCGTTGTGTACGCCACTGCCTGGATCCTTTACCCTGCCTCTCGATCTGTCATGGTTTGCTTCCGCCTGTTGCGTCGCGAGTGGGACGCCTATGTGGTGGCGTTCTGTGAGCGTGTCCGTGCGCGTCTCAGTGGGCCCGCGAGAGACAAAATTTGAGAGGCATCATCTCTGTGGACTCGGACGAAGGtgtcctcctctccaccgGCTGAGCACCTGTGTCCTTTCAGGCAGCCAGgcaagcgcacgcgcgcgtctcAAATCTCCGCTCAAGCATCGTTGTTTGCTTGTTTCATTCATCCTGttgctgttctctctctcgtgtgccTCTTCGTTGCGACGGGatcgtgtgtgcgtctgtgtctgtgcgtgtgcgtccgtCATCTACAGCGCAgagccgccacctccccctccctccctcggccTCTTCCTGTcccccgtgtgcgtgcagcgtGTGTTCGTTTGTGGCAAGAGGTGAAGCTGCGACAGTGGGGGcacggggaaggggagagagaacgaagCAGGGGGGCGCGAGTTAAAAAAAAGGTGGTGTGTACAAAAGGCGGAGAGACGCAGGGGCAGTAAGCCGGCGTCGAGCACATCCCCCCTTCtgcccctctgcctccctcccgttttctcttctccccgTCCGACGCCGTtacctccccccttctcctccttcagcCGTTGATGGACGGCGCCTTTGTCTgcctgtctctgtctctgtctgtgtgtgcttggTTTTTCATTCTGTATTCCCACCGGCGCATTCCCCCATCCACGccgtgggaggggggcggaggtggaTCGCCCGTGCGCTGGGCGACGGGCGTCAGGGGGAGCCGGGTGAGGCGAACCGACACAGGAGCTCTCACAGATGGGGGCACCCGTATGGgcacatatatatgtttGCTCGTgagttgtgtgcgcgtgggggTATGTCCGTTgttcccttccctcctcctcctccctgtcTATCATGTGTacactgcccccccccccctcctcccctgaACGACCTAGTGGGTAcacatggaggcggaggaggagcagacgtgggttggggggagggggagggataCAACCGGTTCAATACACAGGTGCCGGGGAACACACACCACTACTACCACCACTCTGCACATCTTCTGTCGCCATCCTCCGCCCATGCCTCCtctcgcgcacgcacacttTGACGCCgtccgctccctctccctcgcgcatgtgtgcgcgcataCTTGCGGGCCGAGACGAGTGTTGAGGGAGGgtcaggggggggggacgagAGGAGGCGATGAATACTCAAGGCACGTCAGACCGTGGGAAGTGATAGCGGCCCGACACTCTGCTCGGCCGCGCTGAAGCCTCTTCgctgtcctcctcgtcgtccgcgcgcCCTCCTTGCCCCCTAACTCGGCCCCCGCGCATGGTTCCGGCGTGGGGTGACGCTGCTGAGTCGTGTGGGGCATGGTATATGTAAGGCGACCCATGCGCGCGTTGAGGCTGCGGCGGACGAGTAAGACGGgagccgccagcggcggcgacggcaacaGTCGGTGTGGgggtggtcgtcgtcgcagGAGGGGCGAAAAAGCCGTGTATCGAGGATCGACCGCGCTCCACGTCGGTCTCCGGCGCCGGCATCCTTTCGATTTCTTCACGCCCCCGGCCTTCCTCCGCTCCACTGGCAGTGGCCGTGCCTGCGCGGTACATGCCACTCTCAATGCTCATCTGGGGACGGTAGAAGGCCGGCGCCGTTGCCCGCATGCCGCTGCTCGACGACGGCACCACTCCGgttgcaccaccaccacctccaccacctcctggtgtccgcaccgccgcgccagAGCTGCTCATCCCCATGGTGCTGCCGGAATGGTTCCCCTCTTCAGTTCTGGTATGCACGTCAGCATAAAGCGCTCGCTGCGGGTAGCCACTGGGAGAGGATGGGGTAGGTGCGTTCCCAGCCATGATGGGACCGCTACTGCGCTGTCTGGCGGTGTAGCCAAGGTTGAcgtgcggtggtgcagcggcaccgcttgctgccgccgtgccagAAGGGATGCCGACGTTACTCCGGGCGATTCCATCGGCCGCTGGGCCGGCAAAGTCAGTGGCCacagtggtggcggtggtcggGGAGGGATGGAAGACAcctccgcctgcgcctcctgaTCTGACCGGCGGGGCACCACCATAGGTGTCGTTTCTACTGCCCTGAGGATGACCGAGGGCAGCAGGTGGTGCACGGGTGTAGtagccaccaccgctgctcccGGGGCTCCCACCGCTaacaccgctgctgctgttgcccaGAGCAATGGAAGACTTGTAGGCGGCCCGCAAGAGTGACTCGGCGGCGTTGAGCTCGGCAATGTCTTCGGCAGTGCCGAGGTCTAGCCGTGTGCCGTGCCGGCTCAACATTATTGGCGGCTTCCGGCTTGTGGTTGTGTGTTTAGGTGCTGTGAGCTGTGGGGGATGGGATCTTGGTGAACTCCGGCGGGGATGTTTCGGATCGAgtgctccctccctccctgttcTGAGCTAAAAGGGATCTCGCGTCAATACGGTGCTTCTATGTATGGGTATGTCTTGTGCGGTGCATGTACCACCTGTACTTGAGCTGACAGGAAGACGGGTGGGTTGTGGTGGGAGGCACATGACAATGCAAAATCGATGCGCGTGTACAGAGAACACTGGGGAATACACGAGAGAAGGGCGTTCGCGTGGGCTGAAGCGCGCACGGATGCAagtgtgcacgcacacgggtgAGAGGCCGTCTTCACATCACTTTCTCTGCATGGCTCTTCCCTTCGAGGACGCTCTTCTCACCtctgcgcatgcgcgtgttGAGGAGGGAGCGAGGCAGCTTGAGCGGTAAACACCGGAGCGCCGCGCAACTCTACgcaggtgcgtgcgtgcacgcgtggaagggagagagggggggggtctgTACatgggcgctgctgcacggaTGATACCTCCTCGCTCCCCTCCTCACTTCTCCCTCATGGACTGGGACAGAGGATGATGGCATGCTGAGACCTGTGATGGACACGTAAAACACAGACGCACCCCACGCACAGCCGCTGACGCCAACGCTGCACGTCATCGGCGCATAGAAACGCACAGAAAAAGAAGTGCGTTaggcaccacacacacaccacagacacacagacacacacacggacacacacatgcgGGGTGCCCTGCTTCAGCCTAGAAGTGTGTGTCGTCCAAGCCAGCACTGCCGCTCGCGGACGACGGTCGACCGCTGATGCCCGCCGTTGGgctcgccgctgccttggCGGACTCGCTGGGCTTCGGGCGCAGCGTCGAGGTCCcgctaccgctgccgccactcaGCGACCCATCCAAGAGGACAGAGGCGTGCAGGATATGGGGTAATGCCGACGACCCTGGCAGCCGGGGcagtgcgctgccgccgctgatcccagccgccaccgctgcgggaCCCAGGGCCACGCTTGGTGTCACCTCTGTGTGAacgggctgctgcgcaaggtAGCGACTCTGGAGCGTGTTTTCGGCGTACGCAAAGGTTTCTTCGACGAAGCGGGTCTGCGGGCCGCCATAGGCAAACTTGAAGCCCTCATCGCTTGCGagcagtgcgcgcgcgcgctgccgctccggcagccacgccacTCGCACGTTGGGGTTGGCCATTGACGGACGTGACTTGCGTAGATACGTGAGTGGGGCCTCCTCGCGCGTTTGGTGTGCCGAGCTCAGCAACTCCACCCACTGTGCCGCACGCTGCACGTAGGCAGGCCTGTCTTTTGCCATGAGGTCCTTCGAGCTGCGCCGGAAGCgagcgaggcgcagcacTGCGACGGGGTCGATGTCTGGGAACGCCGCCTTGAGCCATGcgacagccgcagcgccattGGTGTCTGCGCCTGTCTTGGCTGGGTCCGTCAGCGGCAAGCCGCGCGCGTCCGTCCAGGCAGCACCCTCCTGCATGGTCTCGAGGTACCGTGCATACACGGCGACGGCCACCTGCGGGGCCACAGCCACCACGTTCTGCGACAGCGCCATACCGTCGAGCGCGTCctgctgcacgtgcacggTCTTCCCCTCCTTGAGCGCCTGTTGCATGACGTGGCCgaggcgcacgtgcaggTCACAGTCGACCAGCTTGTTCTCCACGAGGTAGTCGTACACagtgcgcgcctcctcgccggcgTTGCTGTCCAGCAGGTACTCGAGCGCCAGACTCGCGATGCGGTAGCGCCAGATCACATCCACCTCTGCCCTTACAACCACGTTCTCGTAGTGGCGGCCCACCATGACGTTGTACACCCACATCACCCGCACGCGGTGCTTGGCGCggatggcgcagcgcagcatgTTATGCAGGACCTCCCCGTCTCGCGCGACGTAGAAGAGCCGCGAGTTGCCGTCTTCAAAGATGGCAATCGCGTCCGCCAGCTTTGCGCCAGGGACGCAGGCGGCCGTCAGCGCGCGGTACACATCCACCGGGGGCACCGATGTCGCGTGTCGGTACTCCTCGCACGCCGCCTTCAAATGACCTCGACGAGCGAGGCGAATAATGCGCTGCATGAGCGGCATCTCGTGCACGGAGACCGGCACTGGGCCGTTGCGCTGGAGTTTTATCGAGCGACGGAAGTAGCTGTCTTCCTGGAAGAATGGGCCGCGACGCAGCCAGCGGTAGATGCGGGAGCGGCAGTCCAGCGTGGCTGCGTTGAGACCGACACGATTCGGGTCCTCCACGGTGATGTTGTCGTGATCCACCATCGCGGGCTTCTGCAGCCGCCCAACGTACGGGTCGTAGGAGTGGATGAGGTCGTGGGTGACGCGGTGGCCGTTACGGGCACTCATCAACGAGACTGGCGTCACGAGCGCCTTCGACCCAAGCGAGATATCTGGCATGAACTTCTCCAGCTCGTGCTTTGGAACTATGCTGACGGTGCTGTCTTCCAGCGCATGTGTTTTCTTGGTGCTGTAGCCGCTGTTATAGTTACCAGGCCCGGTGCGGTAGCGACCCGCGCCCCAGAGCTGCGCcatgtcgtcgtcggcgaggTTCTCGCGAGCGAAGCGGCTCGGCTGCcacggcacacgcgcgcgcgggaCGTAGCGCAGCACCGACATCACCGAAGGGTGGCCCGTCGCCCGCCCTTTTGTAAAGACGCCGATCACAGACATGGTACTACGACGAAGAAAtgagcacagagagaggggggacggGACACCTGCTTACGAACAGCAGAACCGGCGACGCACCTGTGCATGCATGTATGCGCGTAGAGTGCGATGCCGGTGGatggcggtgtgcgcgtgcgtgtggtgaGTGCGGCACGGCACCACATACATGaagggcgggaggggagggggggggtaggtCAGAAGGATGGGCGTGGAAGAAACGAATGGTGGAAAACAGAAGGCCATGACGCGTGCGCCCGTGGCTGAGcacgtgtgtacgtgtgtggcGTCCCCTTTCCCACTCTACGCCATGGGCGTGCGGACGAGGAGTGAGTGAGGCGGAGCcccacgcacgtg
This window encodes:
- a CDS encoding putative protein kinase, which gives rise to MNFLGGSLRSGGGHRRDKGFSAKNKVQQYHGDGSEWIILVGRPFRVLQKIGDVPPPYMVGRQRCMKYGEGGSSYVYLVENTNHLPEFPRHLALKRSFFAVDQVTEAHKEVEIVSHVEDKNISRVFHSEISRSEGRLGVSIAMEYCSNNLYRRIRSSAGAGLGTRLTEAEICHVMFAVTSALGYLHTQQPPITHRDIRPENILINNKYAGPAAYKLTNFGNATTEAYQCETREEANMAIADIQMHTNPAFRAPEMADPWSKKRICEKTDMWAMGVLLYYMMYLCLPFDPSTTIGKEKWVVTFPSQTMTSYTTSLRVMVEHLLDPDPYSRWDIFALTNYMRFDEDCSRHLGTFCFTKTEWPEGWEEQDVKVLGRAPPPKAPPVSYHEPGHEQLDTRGVNTQGSLHGHISTHQPLNDRGNARDGAVADGDAVQEAMIVLGGDPEDDDPAVAEYRHKIIVEQEEAWRRAKAAAGLRDSPPMDPPESSAAPAPTGASNGVEKDVFDDLFASASPTVPPVSQAPTVMTPSVQLPIHRPPEKDPFSTSDLFSTSAPQPNPSYPMMNTYGQAPQQQIAMGCWGSGAPVMGGGGYPMQQPQNPQQAPWGPGVNNANNYAPPPPPPQQFTNFLAAGPGQQPSQQPETRQPRTARAAPKDPFADLFN